The proteins below come from a single Staphylococcus sp. MI 10-1553 genomic window:
- the nadD gene encoding nicotinate (nicotinamide) nucleotide adenylyltransferase has translation MEKIVVFGGQFNPIHSGHEMVASEVNAAIQPDHFYFMPSFMSPLKKHDELIEVEHRIQMVELVIENLGFGTLRLDEIERKGQSYTYDTLLNIHQESPDAKLYFVIGTDQYEQLDRWYQIDALKSFVTFVVVNRGYLIQSDDDSIMPINIPDMAISSTEIRHRRSQQQTIHMWVPLNVEHYILKEGLYGSNIRD, from the coding sequence ATGGAAAAAATTGTTGTTTTTGGAGGACAATTCAATCCGATTCATAGTGGACATGAAATGGTTGCAAGCGAAGTGAATGCAGCTATTCAACCGGATCACTTTTATTTTATGCCTAGTTTTATGTCACCATTGAAAAAACATGATGAATTAATCGAGGTTGAACATCGTATTCAAATGGTTGAGTTGGTCATTGAAAATTTGGGGTTTGGGACGCTTCGTTTAGATGAAATTGAACGTAAAGGACAAAGTTATACTTATGATACTTTGTTGAATATACATCAAGAATCACCTGATGCAAAGTTGTATTTTGTCATCGGAACGGACCAATATGAGCAACTTGATCGGTGGTATCAAATTGATGCACTGAAATCTTTCGTAACGTTTGTCGTCGTGAATCGTGGTTATTTGATTCAATCAGATGACGATTCAATAATGCCGATCAACATACCAGATATGGCGATCAGTTCAACCGAAATTCGTCATAGAAGGTCTCAACAACAAACGATTCATATGTGGGTGCCACTGAACGTCGAGCACTACATATTGAAGGAGGGGTTATATGGATCGAACATTCGCGATTGA
- the yhbY gene encoding ribosome assembly RNA-binding protein YhbY, with product MALTGKQKRFLRSKAHHVAPTFQIGKSGINENMVEQLKETLENRELIKIHILQNNMDDKSELAQNISQATDSELVQLIGSMIVLYKESRENKQIELP from the coding sequence ATGGCATTAACAGGTAAACAAAAAAGGTTTTTAAGAAGTAAGGCACATCATGTTGCTCCAACTTTCCAAATCGGTAAGTCTGGGATTAATGAAAATATGGTAGAGCAATTAAAAGAAACACTCGAAAATCGTGAACTCATTAAAATTCATATTTTACAAAACAATATGGATGACAAAAGTGAACTGGCACAAAATATTAGTCAAGCAACGGATAGTGAATTAGTCCAACTTATCGGTTCAATGATTGTCCTTTACAAAGAATCTCGAGAAAACAAACAAATCGAGTTACCATAA
- the aroE gene encoding shikimate dehydrogenase, whose translation MKFAVIGHPIDHSLSPLMHHANFKSLNLDYGYEALNIPPTHFKHIRSIIDEKELDGFNVTIPHKERIIDYLDDMSDEARAIGAVNTVKIENGKWTGYNTDGTGFVKGLQAKYGDLTDAHILIIGAGGASKGIAYALSQVTKNMIAVANRSMSRFNDWQLQIQPFSLEDVATIAHQFDIIINTTPVGMHQSQDSVMSFEQLKAGVLVCDIIYIPFQTTFLKEAAEKECLTYNGLDMFIYQGAESFKIWTGLDSDITTMRNAVLNKLNPTMT comes from the coding sequence ATGAAATTTGCAGTTATTGGACATCCTATTGACCACTCATTGTCACCACTCATGCACCATGCGAATTTTAAAAGTTTAAACTTAGATTATGGCTATGAAGCACTTAATATTCCGCCTACACATTTTAAACATATTCGAAGTATTATTGATGAAAAAGAACTTGATGGCTTTAATGTGACGATTCCGCATAAAGAGCGCATTATCGATTATTTAGACGACATGTCAGATGAAGCGCGAGCCATTGGTGCAGTGAATACTGTTAAAATTGAAAATGGTAAATGGACTGGCTATAACACGGACGGTACAGGATTTGTCAAAGGATTACAGGCAAAGTACGGCGATTTAACTGACGCGCACATTTTAATTATTGGTGCAGGGGGTGCAAGTAAAGGCATTGCTTATGCGTTATCTCAAGTGACTAAGAACATGATAGCCGTTGCAAATCGCTCTATGTCCCGATTCAATGACTGGCAACTTCAAATTCAACCGTTCTCACTTGAAGATGTCGCAACTATCGCACATCAATTTGATATTATTATTAACACGACACCTGTTGGGATGCATCAATCTCAAGATAGTGTCATGTCATTTGAGCAGTTAAAAGCTGGTGTGCTCGTATGTGACATCATTTATATTCCATTTCAGACGACATTTTTAAAAGAAGCTGCTGAAAAAGAATGTTTGACTTATAATGGATTAGATATGTTTATTTATCAAGGTGCTGAAAGTTTTAAAATTTGGACGGGTTTAGATAGTGATATTACGACAATGCGTAACGCGGTATTAAATAAATTAAATCCAACAATGACTTAA
- a CDS encoding 5'-methylthioadenosine/adenosylhomocysteine nucleosidase, with product MIGIIGAMEEEVAILKSQMDAAEEIKIAHTIFYKGTLNDKDIILTQSGIGKVNVAISTSLLIDRFQPQCIINTGSAGGLQPGLALGDVVISQQVAYHDADARAFGYGMGQIPGMPTYFEADTSLFEKVDNVLKSLNQNGREGLIVSGDSFIGKNEQRQVILEHFPNALAVEMEATAIAHTCHQFNVPFIVTRAISDLADGEAGMTFEAFLKVAAKSSSQMVNELVKIL from the coding sequence ATGATTGGAATCATCGGTGCAATGGAAGAAGAAGTAGCAATTTTAAAATCTCAAATGGATGCGGCAGAAGAAATTAAAATCGCGCATACCATTTTTTATAAAGGGACATTGAATGATAAAGATATTATTTTAACTCAAAGCGGTATCGGTAAGGTGAATGTAGCCATTTCTACAAGTTTACTTATTGATCGTTTTCAACCCCAATGTATTATTAACACCGGATCAGCGGGGGGATTACAGCCTGGATTAGCGCTCGGAGATGTTGTCATTAGTCAACAAGTCGCTTATCATGATGCTGATGCACGTGCGTTCGGCTATGGTATGGGACAAATTCCAGGTATGCCGACTTATTTTGAAGCAGATACATCATTATTTGAAAAAGTAGATAATGTCTTAAAGTCTTTAAATCAAAACGGTAGAGAAGGTTTGATTGTTTCAGGTGATAGCTTCATCGGTAAGAATGAACAGCGTCAAGTCATTTTAGAACATTTTCCTAACGCATTAGCTGTTGAAATGGAAGCAACTGCCATTGCCCATACATGTCACCAGTTTAATGTGCCATTTATTGTGACACGTGCGATTTCTGATTTAGCTGACGGTGAAGCGGGAATGACATTTGAAGCTTTCCTTAAAGTCGCAGCAAAGTCGTCTAGTCAAATGGTGAATGAACTTGTGAAAATCCTTTAA
- a CDS encoding NRAMP family divalent metal transporter produces the protein MKKQSNQIEKPGEFIFTKAHKRLLLGSVFLMATSAIGPAFLTQTAVFTEQFLASFAFAILLSIIIDIGAQINIWRVLVVTGYRGQEIANEVVKGLGTFISLLIALGGLAFNIGNIAGAGLGLNAIFGLDVRVGAAITAVIAILVFISKNGQKIMDVVTMILGVLMILIVAYVMIQSNPPYVEAAQRMVFPENPSALVLPIITLVGGTVGGYITFAGAHRILDAGIKGKDYLPFVNRSAISAILTTGVMRSLLFLAVLGVVVTGVALNPENPPASVFEHAIGPIGKNIFGIVLFAAAMSSVIGSAYTSTTFIKTMHNKLRTYDNYVVVTFIVVSTLIFLFIGRPVKLLIIAGALNGLILPIILGTVLIASKNKRIVGDYQHPTWMLLFGIVAVIVTIFTGFFSLQGLAALWSQ, from the coding sequence ATGAAGAAACAATCCAATCAAATTGAAAAACCAGGTGAATTTATATTCACTAAAGCGCATAAAAGGTTGTTGCTCGGCTCTGTATTTTTAATGGCCACTTCTGCAATTGGACCTGCGTTTTTAACACAAACTGCCGTGTTTACTGAACAATTTTTGGCAAGTTTTGCATTTGCGATTTTATTATCTATCATTATTGATATTGGGGCACAAATTAACATTTGGCGTGTCCTTGTCGTAACAGGCTATCGTGGCCAAGAAATTGCTAATGAAGTGGTTAAAGGGCTAGGCACTTTTATTTCTCTTCTTATCGCATTAGGGGGATTGGCATTTAATATTGGGAATATTGCGGGAGCTGGACTTGGTTTAAACGCGATCTTTGGTTTAGATGTTCGTGTAGGCGCCGCGATTACTGCTGTCATTGCTATTCTCGTCTTTATTTCTAAAAATGGCCAGAAAATCATGGATGTCGTTACAATGATTCTCGGCGTACTCATGATTTTAATTGTTGCTTATGTCATGATTCAATCCAATCCGCCATATGTAGAAGCAGCACAACGTATGGTCTTTCCTGAAAATCCTTCAGCACTTGTTTTACCTATTATTACATTAGTGGGTGGAACTGTAGGCGGCTATATTACATTTGCAGGTGCGCACCGTATTCTTGACGCAGGGATTAAAGGAAAAGACTATTTACCATTTGTGAATCGTTCTGCTATTTCAGCGATTTTAACAACTGGTGTGATGCGGAGTTTGCTATTTTTAGCAGTACTTGGTGTTGTTGTCACAGGTGTCGCTTTAAATCCTGAGAATCCGCCAGCTTCTGTCTTTGAACATGCTATTGGGCCAATCGGTAAAAATATTTTTGGTATCGTGCTGTTTGCGGCGGCGATGTCATCAGTCATTGGTTCAGCGTATACGAGTACAACATTCATTAAAACGATGCACAACAAATTGAGAACATACGATAATTATGTAGTCGTGACATTTATCGTTGTGTCGACTTTGATTTTCTTATTTATCGGTCGTCCGGTTAAATTATTGATTATTGCTGGGGCATTAAATGGTTTGATTCTTCCTATTATTTTAGGTACCGTATTGATTGCTTCGAAAAATAAGCGTATCGTTGGAGATTATCAACACCCAACTTGGATGTTATTATTCGGCATTGTTGCAGTCATCGTTACGATCTTTACCGGTTTCTTCTCATTACAAGGTTTAGCCGCATTGTGGAGCCAATAA
- the yqeH gene encoding ribosome biogenesis GTPase YqeH — MTETLKCIGCGSTLQSDDPQKPGYVPKASLDKEDVICRRCFRLKNYNEVQDVGMESDDFLKLLNGLSDKPGIVVNLVDVFDFEGSFIHAVKRIVGNKKIILVANKIDLLPKQINKRRVTEWLRRLAKEYGLYPEDVCLISAYKGIGIDDLLQTIEKHREGQDVYIVGTTNVGKSTLINKLIEQTVGEKNVVTTSRIPGTTLAMIDIPIDEEHYMYDTPGIIQEHQMTHYVSTKALNTIMPKKEIKQRVYQLNEAQSLFIGGLARVDYLKGGKRPLVCYFSNELNIHRTKLEKADDLWRKQIGTLLSPPSPKDRFDFDQLKTVHLTTENEKKDMMISGLGFVTVDAGAELDVIVPQNVEVTLRPSIM, encoded by the coding sequence TTGACTGAAACTTTAAAATGTATTGGTTGTGGGTCAACACTACAATCTGACGACCCTCAAAAACCGGGTTACGTTCCAAAAGCAAGTTTAGATAAAGAAGATGTCATTTGTCGTCGTTGTTTTAGATTAAAAAATTACAATGAAGTTCAAGATGTTGGCATGGAAAGTGACGACTTCTTAAAATTATTAAATGGCTTATCAGACAAACCGGGTATCGTCGTGAATTTAGTTGACGTATTTGACTTTGAAGGTTCTTTTATTCATGCGGTCAAACGTATTGTTGGAAATAAAAAGATTATTTTAGTAGCAAATAAAATTGACTTATTGCCAAAACAAATCAATAAGCGTCGTGTAACTGAATGGTTAAGACGTTTAGCCAAGGAATACGGTTTATATCCCGAAGATGTGTGTTTAATTTCTGCATATAAAGGTATCGGTATTGATGATTTGTTACAAACGATTGAAAAACATCGTGAAGGTCAAGATGTCTATATCGTCGGTACTACTAATGTCGGGAAGTCAACGTTAATTAACAAGTTGATTGAACAAACAGTAGGCGAAAAAAATGTCGTCACAACTTCGCGAATTCCTGGTACGACATTGGCTATGATTGATATTCCGATTGATGAAGAACACTATATGTACGATACGCCAGGGATTATTCAAGAACACCAAATGACCCATTACGTGTCGACAAAGGCATTAAATACGATTATGCCTAAGAAAGAGATTAAGCAACGTGTATATCAATTAAACGAAGCGCAATCGTTGTTTATTGGTGGTTTAGCGCGTGTCGATTATTTAAAAGGTGGTAAACGTCCGCTCGTCTGTTATTTTTCGAATGAATTGAATATCCATCGCACAAAATTAGAAAAAGCAGATGATTTGTGGCGCAAACAAATTGGTACGCTATTATCACCACCATCACCTAAAGATCGTTTTGACTTTGATCAGTTAAAAACAGTTCATTTAACAACGGAAAATGAGAAAAAAGACATGATGATTTCAGGTTTAGGATTTGTCACAGTGGACGCAGGTGCAGAATTAGATGTAATTGTACCTCAAAATGTAGAAGTGACATTGAGACCTTCAATTATGTAA
- a CDS encoding YqeG family HAD IIIA-type phosphatase: MGIIKQLFLPNQYVNSIYEIDFDKLKQLNIKGIITDLDNTLVGWDEAQPTPKVENWFKTIDEQGFKVTVVSNNNEQRVKSFCQNLKVDYIFKAQKPRGKALRRATEQMGIQKDEVVVIGDQMLTDVFGGNRHGLYTIMVVPVKNSDGFITKFNRLVERRLLKHFKRKGYIKWEES; this comes from the coding sequence ATGGGTATCATCAAGCAATTATTTTTACCAAATCAATATGTGAATTCGATTTATGAAATTGATTTTGACAAACTAAAACAATTGAATATCAAAGGGATTATTACAGATTTGGATAATACATTAGTCGGATGGGATGAAGCACAACCTACGCCTAAAGTTGAAAATTGGTTTAAAACTATAGATGAACAAGGATTTAAAGTCACTGTTGTTTCTAATAATAATGAACAACGCGTAAAATCTTTTTGCCAAAATTTAAAAGTGGATTATATTTTTAAAGCACAAAAACCTAGAGGGAAAGCATTACGCCGTGCGACTGAACAAATGGGCATTCAAAAAGATGAAGTGGTTGTTATTGGAGACCAAATGTTAACAGATGTATTTGGCGGTAATCGACATGGCCTATATACAATTATGGTTGTGCCAGTGAAAAATTCTGATGGTTTTATCACAAAATTTAATCGTTTAGTTGAACGACGGTTATTAAAGCATTTTAAAAGAAAAGGCTATATTAAATGGGAGGAATCGTAA